A window of the Candidatus Krumholzibacteriia bacterium genome harbors these coding sequences:
- a CDS encoding RND transporter: MRWLDALPYGPLVVAALLLGGAPFQPQPHLVEKLQMLTAGTLHRPIDVFDLFMHGTPVALLLAKAARDLWRRRTHAPG, encoded by the coding sequence ATGCGCTGGCTCGATGCACTTCCCTACGGTCCGCTGGTGGTCGCCGCGCTGCTGCTGGGAGGCGCTCCCTTCCAGCCGCAGCCCCACTTGGTGGAGAAGCTGCAGATGCTGACCGCGGGCACTCTGCACCGGCCGATCGACGTCTTCGACCTGTTCATGCACGGAACGCCGGTGGCCCTGCTGCTCGCCAAGGCCGCCCGCGATCTGTGGAGGCGGCGGACCCATGCGCCGGGTTGA
- a CDS encoding flavodoxin family protein produces MPLNEHQQRLCDESPHDFTGLKAVLLNCSLKKDPERSHTRALLSVAGEIMRRNGVEVHEVHAASHEIAYGVYPDMTEHGWSRDDWPTLWKTIEAADILVLGTPIWLGEESSVCRIVIERLYGMSGALNDRGQSSYYGKVGGAVVTGNEDGIKHCAMSLLYALQHLGYTIPPQADCGWIGEAGPGPSYGDEVDGTPAGYDNDFTQRNTTIMAWNLMHTAKILRDAGGLPNHGNDRRAWKAGCRFDHENPEFRA; encoded by the coding sequence ATGCCCCTGAACGAACACCAGCAGCGTCTGTGCGACGAGAGCCCCCACGACTTCACCGGCCTGAAGGCCGTCCTGCTCAACTGCTCGCTGAAGAAGGATCCGGAGCGGTCGCACACCCGCGCCCTGCTCTCGGTCGCCGGCGAGATCATGCGCCGCAACGGCGTCGAGGTGCACGAGGTCCACGCCGCGTCGCACGAGATCGCCTACGGCGTGTACCCCGACATGACCGAACACGGCTGGTCACGCGACGACTGGCCAACGCTGTGGAAGACGATCGAGGCCGCCGACATCCTCGTCCTTGGAACACCGATCTGGCTGGGCGAGGAGAGCTCGGTGTGCCGCATCGTGATCGAGCGGTTGTACGGCATGTCGGGCGCGCTGAACGACCGCGGTCAGAGTTCGTACTACGGCAAGGTCGGAGGCGCCGTCGTCACCGGCAACGAGGACGGCATCAAGCACTGCGCCATGTCCCTGCTCTACGCCCTGCAGCACCTGGGCTACACGATCCCGCCCCAGGCCGATTGCGGGTGGATCGGCGAGGCCGGCCCGGGCCCGTCGTACGGCGACGAGGTCGACGGCACGCCCGCCGGCTACGACAACGACTTCACGCAGCGCAACACCACGATCATGGCCTGGAACCTCATGCACACGGCGAAGATTCTGCGCGATGCGGGCGGGCTGCCGAACCACGGGAACGACCGGCGGGCGTGGAAGGCCGGGTGCCGGTTCGACCACGAGAACCCGGAGTTCCGGGCTTGA